A stretch of bacterium DNA encodes these proteins:
- a CDS encoding serine acetyltransferase — protein MPDFDKVASELLALREGGDPVSEASKETLPYKRRVKDALGALRALVTDDTPTDHLESDLRVVHGIVGALVPAATASAFIERLPEVRRLVATDVAAAYDRDPAANSFAEVIVAYPSILAMVTYRIAHVFYALGEQVVARIMSEDAHSATGIDIHPGARIGNHFFIDHGTGVVIGETCIIGDRVKLYHGVTLAAFSNKAGRADSGKRRHPTIEDDVTIYPNATILGGDTVIGEGSVIGGNVWLTESVPRYTRVTVEEPRLQLHQKRSPEMGEGI, from the coding sequence GTGCCCGATTTCGACAAGGTCGCCAGCGAGCTCCTGGCTCTACGCGAAGGCGGCGACCCGGTCAGCGAAGCGAGCAAGGAAACGCTGCCCTACAAGAGGCGCGTCAAGGACGCACTCGGCGCGCTCCGCGCGCTCGTCACGGACGATACGCCGACGGACCACCTCGAGAGCGACCTCCGCGTCGTCCACGGGATCGTCGGCGCCCTCGTTCCTGCCGCCACGGCATCTGCGTTCATCGAGCGGCTCCCCGAGGTCCGGCGCCTCGTCGCGACCGACGTCGCGGCGGCCTACGACCGGGATCCAGCCGCCAACAGCTTCGCCGAGGTGATCGTCGCCTACCCGTCGATCCTCGCGATGGTCACCTACCGGATCGCCCACGTGTTCTACGCGCTCGGCGAACAGGTCGTCGCGCGGATCATGTCCGAGGACGCGCACAGCGCAACCGGCATCGACATCCACCCGGGCGCCCGGATCGGCAACCACTTCTTCATCGACCACGGGACAGGCGTCGTGATCGGCGAGACCTGCATCATCGGCGACCGCGTGAAGCTCTATCACGGCGTCACGCTCGCCGCGTTCTCGAACAAGGCCGGCCGGGCCGACTCCGGCAAGCGACGACACCCGACGATCGAGGACGACGTCACCATCTATCCGAACGCGACGATCCTCGGCGGCGACACCGTGATCGGTGAAGGCTCCGTGATCGGTGGCAACGTCTGGCTCACCGAGTCGGTGCCGCGCTACACGCGGGTCACGGTCGAGGAGCCTAGGCTCCAGCTCCACCAGAAACGTTCGCCGGAGATGGGCGAGGGGATCTGA
- a CDS encoding ammonia-forming cytochrome c nitrite reductase subunit c552, whose amino-acid sequence MSSSRGTSGRTLGLVAAAAALASMLTAFMLVNIFDRKQEARAAIVQVVELDDDTTDPAEWGKNYPIHFEDYLRTADMEQTLYGGSEAIPNQPSSRDPRNVVSKSKLDTIPQLRRMWAGYAFSKDFREERGHAYMLEDQIYTRRQDVGQPGTCINCHASTYGAMKALGDGDLDAGFDALNAMSYDEARTHLGHAVACIDCHVPETMALRVTRPAFVRAIADVKRLEGIEAFDVNRDATRQEMRSYVCGQCHVEYYFEGPGKTLTYPWQKGLTVDDAWAVYEANGFKDWTHAETGAPMLKAQHPEFEMWSQGIHARSGVSCSDCHMPYKTVGGKKVSDHHVASPLLAANNACGTCHKYAEAELVARTEAIQTRHRHVVDRALDALVDLIDRITAARAEGVDEALLAEAQQFQRRASFYVDYVEAENSSGFHAPQEAARILADSIDFSRRGLSAVEAARNGARAEMRTASTRTGDASRDAARRSDRVAEAAWTSDPTSGR is encoded by the coding sequence ATGTCCAGCTCGCGAGGAACGTCGGGCCGCACGCTCGGCCTGGTTGCCGCCGCCGCCGCTCTGGCGTCGATGTTGACCGCCTTCATGCTCGTGAACATCTTCGATCGGAAGCAGGAAGCGCGCGCGGCGATCGTCCAGGTCGTCGAGCTCGACGACGACACCACGGATCCCGCGGAGTGGGGCAAGAACTATCCGATCCACTTCGAGGACTACCTCCGAACGGCCGACATGGAGCAGACGCTCTACGGCGGGAGCGAGGCGATCCCCAATCAGCCGAGCAGCCGGGACCCCCGGAACGTCGTGTCGAAGAGCAAGCTCGACACGATCCCCCAGCTCCGCCGCATGTGGGCCGGCTATGCCTTCTCGAAGGACTTCCGCGAGGAACGCGGTCACGCCTACATGCTCGAGGACCAGATCTACACGCGCCGCCAGGACGTCGGCCAACCGGGCACGTGCATCAATTGCCACGCTTCGACCTACGGGGCGATGAAGGCGCTCGGTGACGGGGACCTCGACGCGGGGTTCGACGCGCTGAACGCGATGTCCTACGACGAGGCCAGGACCCATCTGGGCCATGCGGTCGCCTGTATCGACTGCCACGTGCCGGAGACCATGGCGCTTCGCGTTACGCGCCCGGCCTTCGTTCGAGCGATCGCCGACGTGAAGCGGCTCGAGGGAATCGAGGCCTTCGACGTGAATCGGGACGCGACTCGTCAGGAGATGCGCAGCTACGTCTGCGGTCAGTGTCACGTCGAGTACTACTTCGAGGGTCCGGGAAAGACCCTTACCTATCCATGGCAGAAGGGGCTGACCGTCGACGACGCCTGGGCCGTGTACGAGGCGAACGGCTTCAAGGACTGGACCCACGCGGAGACGGGGGCGCCGATGCTCAAGGCCCAGCACCCGGAGTTCGAGATGTGGTCGCAGGGCATCCATGCCCGCTCGGGTGTGAGCTGCTCCGACTGCCACATGCCGTACAAGACGGTCGGGGGAAAGAAGGTGAGCGATCACCACGTGGCCAGTCCGCTGCTCGCGGCCAACAACGCGTGCGGTACCTGTCACAAGTACGCCGAGGCGGAGCTCGTCGCGCGGACGGAGGCGATCCAGACTCGCCATCGGCACGTCGTCGACCGTGCGCTCGACGCTCTCGTCGATCTCATCGACCGGATCACCGCTGCACGCGCCGAAGGCGTCGACGAGGCGCTTCTGGCCGAGGCGCAGCAATTCCAGCGTCGGGCCAGTTTCTACGTCGACTACGTCGAGGCCGAGAACTCCTCGGGCTTCCATGCGCCGCAGGAAGCGGCACGAATTCTCGCGGATTCGATCGACTTCTCACGGCGAGGCCTCTCGGCCGTGGAGGCGGCGCGCAATGGCGCGAGGGCCGAAATGCGAACCGCGTCGACGCGAACGGGCGACGCCTCGAGAGACGCCGCCCGCCGGTCGGATCGAGTCGCAGAGGCTGCCTGGACTAGCGACCCGACATCAGGCCGCTGA
- a CDS encoding molybdopterin-dependent oxidoreductase, which yields MVERTGHSKGVAVREALSFCRQCMGMCGTVVSLDETSRVVGVRGDREDPSTLGYACFKGLNAPEAHNSPQRFLRPMKRMPDGELAPIPLEQALDEIATQIGELVETDGPRAIAGYRGGGAFFTSSSVMMLPAFLSALGSPKSYSSVTIDQSAKMVALGRLGMWPPGRVPMSRADVYLLVGANPLVSVSANGFDTRNPTKRLRAARERGMKLIVIDPRESETARFADIHIQSLPGEDCAVLAGLIHLVLENGWQDQDFCDRYADDVEALRRAVAPFTPVAVAQRAGVSEATLREAARLFAHECSSGPAAGATGPDMAPGGNLAEHLIECLNIVCGRYLREGDPVEHPGVIHARQPIRAEVIPAPRWWEDGAKSRVGGFGQLDGELPTGTLPDEILAPGPGRVRCLISHGGNPASAIPGIEKVERAFAALDLLVAIEPFPTMTTALADYVLPPTLQYERADLPIWLYESLFSPEPYTRFTPAIAKPPEGAEVADDHLYFWELAKRLGLTLELMGEALPMDAAPSTREILERTAAHAPIAFDDLERAERGVFLPGETQFVEPGDPESPHRFSLLPDDVADELAGCAATLAHPPLGDERFRYRLAVRRLRDGNNSAGLALPSIKARVPVNPGYMNPDDMDDEGIATGDEIEIASRHGAIRVRAEADPSLRRGVVSVSHGFGALPREGAKYADAGVSTNWLTSTDDSARESINAMPWMTGFPVSVERIGTSALDSIPVARGA from the coding sequence ATGGTCGAGCGCACGGGGCATTCGAAGGGGGTCGCGGTGCGGGAAGCGCTCTCGTTCTGTCGCCAATGCATGGGGATGTGCGGGACCGTCGTGAGCCTCGACGAGACGTCGCGGGTGGTCGGCGTTCGCGGTGATCGCGAGGACCCCTCGACCCTCGGCTACGCCTGCTTCAAGGGACTGAACGCCCCGGAGGCCCACAACAGCCCGCAACGTTTCCTCCGACCGATGAAGCGGATGCCCGATGGTGAGCTTGCGCCGATTCCGCTCGAGCAGGCCCTCGACGAGATCGCGACGCAGATCGGCGAGCTCGTCGAGACGGACGGTCCTCGCGCCATCGCGGGCTACCGCGGCGGCGGGGCGTTCTTCACCTCGTCGTCCGTGATGATGCTCCCCGCGTTCCTCTCGGCGCTGGGCTCTCCGAAGTCCTACAGCTCCGTCACGATCGATCAGTCCGCCAAGATGGTCGCGCTCGGCCGGCTCGGGATGTGGCCGCCCGGGCGAGTCCCCATGAGCCGCGCCGACGTCTATCTGCTCGTGGGCGCGAACCCGTTGGTCTCCGTGAGCGCGAACGGTTTCGATACGCGCAATCCGACGAAGCGCCTGCGCGCCGCCCGGGAGCGGGGCATGAAGCTGATCGTGATCGATCCGCGGGAGAGCGAGACCGCCCGCTTCGCGGACATCCACATCCAATCGCTCCCCGGCGAGGACTGCGCGGTCCTCGCTGGCCTGATCCACCTCGTCCTCGAGAACGGCTGGCAGGATCAGGACTTCTGCGACCGCTACGCGGACGACGTCGAAGCGTTGCGGCGAGCGGTGGCGCCCTTCACGCCAGTTGCCGTCGCCCAGCGCGCAGGCGTTTCCGAGGCAACCCTTCGAGAAGCGGCGCGTCTCTTCGCGCACGAGTGCAGCTCGGGTCCGGCGGCGGGCGCGACCGGTCCGGACATGGCCCCCGGCGGCAATCTCGCCGAGCACCTGATCGAGTGCCTGAACATCGTGTGTGGGCGCTACCTGCGCGAGGGCGATCCGGTCGAGCACCCGGGCGTGATCCACGCCCGGCAGCCGATTCGCGCCGAAGTGATCCCCGCGCCGCGCTGGTGGGAAGACGGGGCGAAGAGTCGGGTCGGCGGCTTCGGCCAGCTCGACGGGGAGCTGCCGACGGGGACGCTCCCCGACGAGATCCTCGCCCCCGGCCCCGGGCGCGTACGCTGCCTGATCTCGCATGGCGGCAACCCCGCTTCAGCGATCCCGGGGATCGAGAAGGTCGAACGGGCCTTCGCTGCCCTCGACCTGCTCGTCGCGATCGAGCCCTTTCCGACGATGACGACGGCGCTGGCGGACTACGTGCTCCCCCCGACGCTCCAATACGAGCGCGCCGACCTTCCGATCTGGCTCTACGAGAGCCTCTTCTCGCCCGAGCCCTATACGCGATTCACGCCGGCCATCGCGAAGCCACCGGAGGGCGCGGAAGTCGCGGACGACCACCTCTATTTCTGGGAGCTCGCGAAGCGCCTCGGCCTGACGCTCGAGCTGATGGGAGAGGCGCTCCCGATGGACGCGGCCCCGAGCACCCGCGAGATCCTCGAGCGGACGGCCGCGCACGCCCCGATCGCCTTCGACGACCTCGAACGGGCGGAACGCGGTGTGTTCCTGCCCGGCGAAACCCAGTTCGTCGAGCCGGGCGACCCCGAGAGCCCCCATCGATTCAGCCTGCTGCCGGACGACGTCGCCGACGAGCTCGCCGGCTGCGCCGCGACGCTCGCCCATCCACCCCTCGGCGACGAGCGTTTCCGCTACCGCCTGGCCGTACGTCGGCTCCGGGACGGGAACAACTCCGCAGGCCTCGCGTTGCCGTCCATCAAGGCGCGCGTCCCCGTCAACCCGGGCTACATGAATCCCGACGACATGGACGACGAGGGGATCGCGACCGGCGACGAGATCGAGATCGCATCGCGCCACGGAGCGATCCGTGTCCGCGCGGAGGCCGACCCCTCGCTCCGCCGCGGCGTCGTCTCCGTCTCCCACGGATTCGGCGCGTTGCCGCGTGAGGGCGCGAAGTACGCGGACGCCGGGGTCAGCACGAATTGGCTGACGAGCACCGACGACTCCGCCCGCGAGTCGATCAACGCGATGCCCTGGATGACCGGCTTCCCGGTCTCGGTCGAGCGGATCGGAACGAGCGCTCTCGACTCGATCCCGGTGGCGCGGGGCGCGTAG
- a CDS encoding nuclear transport factor 2 family protein: protein MPYTLAELSDRAEIQDLLVREAHALDKGDWRAWEDCFFPDAEIDYSENDGAVGTPAEVRRWLAAVFAGFPAAQHLSSNASISLDGDRASVRSMQYIGVKMIRGDDERVVISGIWFHDEMRRDAEGWRISRRYEELAWRHNFPGDFEPPIVAT from the coding sequence ATGCCTTACACGCTCGCCGAACTCTCCGACCGCGCCGAGATCCAGGACCTGCTCGTGCGGGAAGCGCATGCCCTCGACAAGGGGGATTGGCGGGCCTGGGAGGACTGTTTTTTCCCGGACGCCGAGATCGACTACTCCGAGAACGACGGCGCGGTCGGCACTCCAGCCGAAGTGCGGCGATGGCTGGCCGCCGTCTTCGCCGGCTTTCCGGCCGCGCAACACCTGAGCTCGAACGCCTCCATCTCACTCGACGGCGATCGCGCCTCGGTTCGCTCGATGCAGTACATCGGGGTCAAGATGATTCGGGGCGACGACGAGCGAGTCGTGATCTCCGGAATCTGGTTCCACGACGAGATGCGCCGTGATGCCGAGGGCTGGCGGATCTCCCGCCGCTACGAAGAGCTCGCCTGGCGCCACAACTTCCCAGGCGACTTCGAACCCCCGATCGTCGCGACCTGA
- a CDS encoding NapC/NirT family cytochrome c gives METGSTQARGPRALAVWAATLVGVAVGLGTFTLGYANVPSYLTDDASACANCHVMQGHLDAWAKSSHKTVATCNDCHASHAGVLAKYGSKAVNGFNHALAFTTGRYAEHLQLTDFNRRITEGACRGCHTALTGLVDVAHTDRQDVECTRCHSTVGHDR, from the coding sequence ATGGAAACGGGTTCCACTCAAGCTCGTGGCCCGCGCGCCCTCGCCGTCTGGGCCGCCACGCTCGTCGGCGTCGCGGTGGGGCTGGGTACGTTCACGCTCGGCTACGCGAACGTTCCCTCCTACCTGACCGATGACGCATCGGCGTGCGCGAACTGCCACGTCATGCAGGGACACCTGGATGCGTGGGCGAAGTCGTCTCACAAGACCGTGGCCACCTGCAACGACTGTCACGCATCCCACGCGGGCGTGCTCGCCAAGTACGGCTCCAAAGCGGTCAACGGCTTCAATCATGCGCTCGCCTTCACGACCGGTCGCTACGCCGAGCACCTTCAGCTGACCGACTTCAATCGGCGCATCACCGAGGGCGCCTGCCGAGGCTGCCATACTGCGCTGACCGGGCTCGTGGACGTCGCGCACACCGATCGGCAGGACGTGGAGTGCACGCGCTGCCATTCGACGGTCGGCCACGACCGATGA